One region of Nitrospinota bacterium genomic DNA includes:
- a CDS encoding OmpA family protein, translating to MAEKDEKPKLIIIKRIKKKHAGAHGGSWKVAYADFVTAMMALFLLLWLLSMVSPEKKVILADFFKHFSVFEHGQSFMEGQQYPIKHEGAKVGEVKYMYVSGLMEIPLDKLKAKVEEAVQTKLSAGAKEHVFMEASEGGLRIQIVDRAGSQIFAMGSDKPTQIARDIIKVVGESLKDMPNQIVIEGHTDANPFRSGEITNWELSTSRASAARRELEASGIEPSRFDHVVGYADKELLVKEDPYDPRNRRISLLVKPIPAGTAQTVAIPPGVQGPVFAAPPKKKVEPERIEPIDKGKLIGELGAKPEKPEFLKER from the coding sequence ATGGCTGAAAAAGACGAAAAGCCCAAGCTGATCATCATAAAGAGGATCAAAAAAAAGCACGCCGGGGCGCACGGAGGAAGCTGGAAAGTGGCCTACGCCGATTTCGTGACGGCCATGATGGCGCTGTTCCTGCTCCTGTGGCTGCTCTCCATGGTCTCGCCGGAAAAGAAAGTGATCCTTGCCGACTTTTTCAAGCATTTCTCCGTGTTCGAGCACGGCCAGAGTTTCATGGAAGGCCAGCAATACCCCATCAAGCACGAAGGCGCCAAGGTGGGCGAGGTGAAGTACATGTACGTTTCCGGCCTGATGGAAATCCCCCTGGACAAGCTGAAGGCAAAAGTGGAGGAAGCGGTGCAGACGAAGCTTTCGGCGGGGGCCAAGGAGCATGTGTTCATGGAGGCCTCCGAAGGAGGGCTGAGGATACAGATCGTGGACAGGGCCGGCAGCCAGATTTTCGCGATGGGGAGCGACAAGCCCACGCAGATCGCCCGGGACATCATCAAGGTTGTCGGAGAATCTCTCAAGGACATGCCAAACCAGATAGTGATAGAGGGGCACACCGACGCTAATCCCTTCCGCTCCGGCGAGATAACCAACTGGGAGCTTTCCACATCCCGCGCATCCGCCGCCCGCCGGGAGCTTGAGGCCAGCGGCATAGAGCCTTCCAGGTTTGACCATGTAGTGGGCTACGCCGACAAGGAACTTCTGGTAAAGGAAGACCCGTACGACCCACGCAACAGGCGGATAAGCCTCCTTGTGAAGCCCATACCGGCAGGAACGGCGCAGACAGTGGCGATCCCCCCCGGTGTGCAGGGCCCTGTGTTCGCCGCCCCGCCCAAAAAGAAGGTTGAACCGGAGAGGATCGAGCCGATAGACAAAGGCAAGCTCATCGGCGAGCTTGGCGCCAAGCCGGAGAAGCCGGAGTTTTTGAAGGAAAGATAG
- a CDS encoding adenylate/guanylate cyclase domain-containing protein, whose translation MTLNRIYLVMLAVLAAAAFRPPYFVEAFEVRIYDLLIKYTAPNQPDPRIVIIGIDQKSLDTFGRWPWPRDVIGRLVSKLKEFGVKVTALDVTFSTQADKGLADVIGNLEGAASKAAVSEKAPEFYKELVKLKEGLKRDEALAGAVGKAGNVVTGLMFYGKDEQQYMEEVGGKKDPLAQPFRIKLVQRDAESRDAAVQFSVVGVEPNIRILQEAGAASGFLNTWPDPSDGVVRAHPMVIEYKGDLYPSIGLAAAALYAKDEKEENIPLQAFFEGGEFAGVAMADYFLPVDAHGRILLRYMGPDSTFPIISAADVMTAPPGDKNMAARLEGKIAFAGATALQLYDLRSTPFGFTAGVEIHANAAANALNGTVISKAAWQNIYDLALTMVVGLILLFTLKRVRILFGVTLTALLFAGLWVFNFYMFEVNMLWLNSVIPSVTIVMGFITVTVIQYLTEQKSKRFIKDAFSRYLSPKVINLIIEKPSLLKLGGEKRLMTAYFSDVAGFTTISEKMPPPQLVLLLNEYLSAMTRLIHEYEGTVDKYIGDAIVAFWGAPLPEEAHAEKALRAAVTMQKKLAEMRAKWRAEGKDELNVRMGLNTGYMVVGNMGSKDRMDYTIMGDAVNLASRLEGVNKYYGSNILVSEFTLKLVRGLFLYRELDMVRVQGKKEAIRLYEVMTETENATEGQRRFVQSFALALITFRAMNFKKAVELFTACDRLREGGDGACKLYLKRCAELISSPPSADWDRVYDMAK comes from the coding sequence GTGACGCTCAACCGTATTTACCTTGTCATGCTCGCCGTGCTGGCGGCCGCCGCGTTCCGGCCTCCTTATTTCGTCGAGGCGTTCGAGGTGCGCATTTACGACCTTCTGATCAAGTACACCGCCCCGAACCAGCCGGACCCGCGCATCGTGATAATCGGCATAGACCAGAAATCGCTGGACACTTTCGGCCGCTGGCCATGGCCGCGGGACGTGATCGGGCGGCTAGTGTCAAAGCTTAAGGAATTCGGTGTGAAAGTGACGGCGCTGGACGTCACCTTCTCCACACAGGCGGACAAGGGGCTTGCCGATGTGATTGGCAACCTGGAAGGCGCCGCGTCCAAGGCCGCCGTCTCCGAGAAAGCCCCGGAATTCTATAAGGAACTTGTAAAACTCAAGGAAGGGCTCAAAAGGGACGAGGCCCTGGCCGGGGCTGTGGGGAAAGCCGGGAACGTTGTGACGGGGCTTATGTTCTATGGCAAGGACGAGCAGCAGTACATGGAGGAAGTGGGCGGGAAGAAAGACCCGCTCGCCCAGCCGTTCCGCATCAAGCTGGTCCAGCGGGACGCGGAAAGCCGCGACGCGGCGGTGCAATTTTCCGTGGTGGGGGTGGAGCCGAATATCCGGATATTGCAGGAGGCGGGAGCCGCGTCCGGATTTTTGAACACATGGCCGGACCCGTCCGACGGCGTAGTGCGGGCGCATCCGATGGTGATCGAGTACAAGGGGGACCTGTATCCGTCAATCGGCCTTGCGGCGGCCGCCCTTTACGCAAAGGACGAAAAGGAAGAGAACATTCCGTTGCAGGCGTTTTTTGAGGGGGGGGAGTTCGCCGGAGTGGCCATGGCCGATTATTTCCTCCCTGTGGACGCGCATGGCAGGATACTTTTACGCTATATGGGGCCGGACAGCACGTTCCCGATAATCTCCGCGGCGGACGTGATGACGGCGCCTCCAGGCGATAAGAACATGGCCGCCCGGCTGGAGGGCAAAATAGCCTTCGCCGGCGCCACCGCGCTCCAGCTTTACGATCTGCGCTCCACTCCCTTCGGATTCACCGCCGGGGTGGAGATACATGCCAACGCCGCCGCCAACGCCCTCAACGGCACGGTGATAAGCAAGGCCGCCTGGCAGAACATTTACGATCTGGCCCTCACGATGGTGGTGGGATTGATCCTTCTGTTCACACTCAAACGGGTGAGGATACTTTTCGGCGTGACGCTCACGGCGCTGCTTTTCGCGGGGCTTTGGGTGTTCAATTTTTACATGTTCGAAGTGAACATGCTTTGGCTAAACTCCGTGATCCCGTCGGTGACGATCGTGATGGGCTTTATCACCGTGACGGTGATCCAGTACTTGACAGAGCAGAAGTCCAAGCGGTTTATCAAGGACGCGTTCTCGCGATACCTTTCGCCCAAGGTCATCAACCTTATCATCGAAAAACCGTCGTTGCTAAAGCTCGGCGGCGAGAAAAGGCTGATGACCGCCTATTTTTCAGACGTGGCGGGCTTTACCACCATATCCGAGAAGATGCCGCCGCCGCAGCTTGTGCTGCTGCTCAACGAATACCTTTCGGCCATGACGCGGCTTATCCACGAATACGAAGGGACTGTGGACAAGTACATAGGCGACGCCATCGTGGCCTTCTGGGGGGCGCCACTGCCGGAGGAGGCCCACGCGGAGAAGGCTTTGCGGGCCGCCGTGACTATGCAGAAAAAACTGGCGGAGATGCGGGCCAAGTGGCGCGCCGAGGGGAAGGACGAGCTTAACGTGCGCATGGGGCTTAACACCGGCTACATGGTGGTGGGGAATATGGGCTCCAAGGACAGGATGGACTATACCATCATGGGGGACGCGGTGAACCTGGCCTCACGGCTCGAGGGGGTGAACAAGTATTACGGATCGAACATACTGGTGTCCGAATTCACGCTCAAGCTTGTGCGGGGGCTGTTTCTTTACCGGGAGCTGGACATGGTGCGGGTGCAGGGGAAAAAAGAGGCCATCCGGCTTTACGAAGTGATGACGGAGACGGAGAACGCCACGGAAGGGCAGCGGCGGTTCGTGCAGTCATTCGCGCTGGCGCTCATCACGTTCCGCGCGATGAATTTCAAGAAAGCGGTGGAGCTTTTCACCGCGTGCGACAGGCTTCGCGAGGGGGGCGACGGCGCCTGCAAGCTGTATTTGAAACGATGCGCCGAGCTGATATCGTCCCCACCGTCCGCCGATTGGGACAGGGTATATGACATGGCGAAGTGA
- the motA gene encoding flagellar motor stator protein MotA, translating into MVVIAGGLIVAVAVVGGYLMEHGNMSVLWQPAEFVIIGGASLGALIIGYPPKVIKGIIRDIQRILTGKSAYTSDDYMEVLKLLNDIFSKIRRDGLISIESDVDAPQKSKIFSSYPNFLKRHHALLFVTDTLRTVMTTTIESHEMEALLDAELEAHHEEALGPSKGISTMADSLPGLGIVAAVLGVVLTMGKMSEPPEVLGHSIGSALVGTFIGVLACYGFAGPLGRIMELMAAEDTEYMIVLKVSLLAFIRGAPPQISVEFGRRVVPAGLRPTFLQVEEATRHKK; encoded by the coding sequence GGCGGTGGCCGTCGTCGGGGGTTACCTGATGGAGCACGGCAACATGAGTGTGCTCTGGCAGCCGGCGGAGTTCGTGATCATCGGCGGGGCCTCGCTCGGGGCGCTGATCATAGGCTACCCCCCCAAGGTGATAAAGGGGATAATCCGGGATATTCAGAGGATTCTCACAGGCAAAAGCGCATACACCTCCGACGACTACATGGAGGTCCTAAAGCTTTTGAACGACATTTTCTCCAAGATACGCAGGGACGGGCTGATTTCCATCGAATCGGACGTGGACGCGCCGCAGAAAAGCAAGATATTTTCCTCATATCCAAATTTCCTCAAGCGCCACCATGCCCTTCTCTTCGTCACCGACACGCTTCGCACGGTGATGACCACCACCATAGAATCGCACGAGATGGAGGCGCTGCTGGACGCGGAGCTGGAGGCGCACCACGAGGAGGCGCTGGGGCCGTCCAAGGGGATCAGCACCATGGCTGATTCCCTGCCGGGCCTTGGCATCGTGGCGGCGGTGCTCGGCGTGGTGCTCACCATGGGAAAGATGAGCGAACCACCGGAGGTGCTGGGCCATTCCATAGGCTCGGCGCTGGTGGGAACGTTCATCGGCGTGCTTGCGTGCTATGGTTTCGCCGGGCCGCTGGGCCGGATCATGGAACTGATGGCGGCTGAGGACACGGAGTACATGATTGTGCTCAAGGTCTCGCTTCTGGCCTTCATCCGGGGCGCCCCACCGCAGATTTCCGTGGAATTCGGCAGGCGGGTGGTGCCGGCGGGATTGCGCCCGACGTTCCTGCAGGTGGAAGAGGCCACCAGGCACAAGAAGTGA